A window of Adhaeribacter arboris genomic DNA:
ATCAGGGCGATACAATTAGTTTTGCTAAACAAGATAATTTATATACGCTTTGCGTCCGGGGCATTGAAGCAGGTGAAAAAGTAGAAGAAAATATACTATGTTCGGCCATTAGCCGGGTTCTTTCGGCTACTTCGCAATGGGCGCAAATCCTGGAATTTGCCGCTGACCCGGAACTAACCGTAGTGGTTTCTAATACCACGGAGGTAGGCATTCAGCTGGTAGAAGATTCTATTCAGGCGCAGCCACCTATTTCGTTCCCCGGAAAACTGCTGGCGGTATTATGGGCCCGGTACCAGGCCTTTGCCGGCGATTCCACCAAAGGTTTAGTGATTTTACCCACCGAACTAATTCCGGATAACGGCATTCGGTTGCGGGAAATTATTTGGCAGTTAGCCTCGCAAAACCAACTGGATGCCCATTTCAAGCAATGGTTAACGGAAAATAATATTTTTTGCAATACGCTGGTAGATCGCATTGTACCGGGTAAACCCGAAGCAATGGCATTAACTACTTTACAACAAGAATTAGGTTATCAGGATGATTTGCTAGCCATAGCCGAAGTATACCGGTTATGGGCGATAGAAGGAGAGAAGCGGGTACAGCAAGTCCTTTCTTTTGCCCAGGCCGATGCGGGCGTCGTTATTGCCCCGGACATCCATATTTTTCGGGAGTTAAAGCTGCGGTTATTGAATGGTACGCATACGCTAAGCTGTGGGGTGGCTTTTCTGGCCGGTCTGCAAACCGTGAAACAAGCCATGGAGAATGAGTTAATGGCCGATTTTATTTGTAAGTTGATGCAGGAAGAAATTGCTCCGGCTATACCGTACCCGGTAGAACCAGCCGTAGCGCTTGATTTTTCGCAAAAAGTTTTAGACCGCTTCCGGAACCCGCACCTCGAACACCAATGGCTGAGCATTACTCTAAATTATACTTCTAAACTAAAAATGCGGGTAGTACCTGTTCTGCTCCGGTATTATGAATTATTTCATCACGTTCCCGAAAATATGGCTTTAGGGTTTGCGGCTTACCTGCAATTTATGCAAGTAAAAGAAAAAGAAAATAATAAATATTACGGTGTTTTTTCCGGAAACCGGTACGTCATTAACGATGATACAGCTCCCCTTTATTACGAGCTTAGCCAGCAGGCAGATTCGGAAAATTTTGTGCTAACTGTTCTGCAGAACCAGGAATTATGGGGCGTAAATTTAGCTGCTCTCCCGGGTTTTACCGCCTCCGTTCAAAATTACTTGACTCGCCTCCAAGAAAATGACATAGAAAACATTCTGCGGGAAATGAACCTGGCCAGAGTAAAAACTTCTTAAAAATAAAGTTTAGCATTAACTGTACTTCTGTAATACCGGAAAGTTATTAAATAATAAGCCGTTTACGTATGGTGTGGAAGAATTGCCTATTTGATACCCTTTGCTTGGTAGCCTTTCTGGTTATTTTAGATACAATAGATTAGGTAAGGCGTTAAATAACGTATACCTACCTACCCAGCAACTAATCTAGTCCGAACCGTGCTTTTTTAATTCGTAAATAATTTACTCCTAATACTATGAACCAGGTTTCTGTAGCTGCTTCTTTGCAGGTAACCAATAGCTCGAATAAGTTTTTAGACGAAAATTTTTTGTTGCAAAGCAAAACTGCCCGGCAATTGTACCACGATTTTGCCCGGCACCTGCCCATTATTGATTACCACAACCACTTACCGCCGGAGCAAATTGCCCGCGATCACCAATTTGAGAATATCGCGCAGGTTTGGTTATACGGCGACCATTACAAGTGGCGGGCCATGCGTACCAATGGGGTGCCGGAAGCGTATTGCACCGGCGGAAAATCGGATTGGGAGAAATTTGAGCAATGGGCTGCTACCGTACCGTACACACTCCGGAACCCGCTTTACCACTGGACGCATCTGGAGTTGCAACGGTACTTCGACGTACACGAAATTTTATCGCCCCAGAACGCCCGGGAAGTGTACGAAAAGTGTACGGCTCTCCTGCAAACTCCCGAATATTCCGTGCGCAATTTGCTGCGCAAAATGAACGTAGAAACGGTTTGCACCACCGATGACCCTCTAGATTCTTTAGAGCACCACCAAAAATGTAAACAAGATGGTTTTGAGATAAAAGTAAGGCCGGCTTTCCGGCCGGATAAAGCCATGCAAGCCGAAAATGGGGAAGCCTTGCTCGGATATATTCAAAAACTGGAAGCTATTACCCAAACTTCTATTAGTTCGTACCAGACGTACCTGACTGCCTTAAAAACCCGCCACGATTATTTCGCGCAAAACGGTTGTGCCGTGTCGGACCATGGTTTGGAACAAATGTACGCGGAAGACTATACCGAAGCAGAAATCGAACGAATTTTTGCTAAGATCCTGAACCAACAAACTTTGCCGGAAAAAGAAGTTTGGCAATTTAAATCGGCTTTATTGTTTCAGTTTGCGCTTTGGGATCACGAGAAAGGCTGGGTGCAGCAATACCACCTGGGCGCTTTGCGCAACAATAATCCCCGTATGCTGCGCCAACTTGGCCCCGATACGGGGTGGGATTCCATTGGCGATTTCCGGCAAGCGCAAGCTTTAGCAAAATTCCTGGCCCGCCTGGATAGCGAAGATTGCTTAGCTAAAACCATTTTGTACAATTTAAACCCCGCCGACAACGAATTAATGGCTACCATGGTGGGTAATTACAACGATGGCTCGGTGCCCGGTAAAATTCAGTTTGGCTCAGGTTGGTGGTTTTTAGACCAGAAAGACGGCATGGTAAAACAAATTAACGCTCTCTCCAACATGGGCTTGCTCAGCCGTTTTGTGGGCATGCTCACCGATTCTCGGAGCTTCTTGTCCTTTCCGCGCCACGAGTATTTCCGCCGGATTCTCTGTAATTTATTCGGCGAAGACGTAGAAAATGGCGAACTCCCCGCTGATTTAGCTTGGATGGGCAAAGTAGTGCAGGATATCTGCTACCATAACGCTAAAAATTACTTCCAGTTTTAAATAGTACAGGTAAGTAAATTCAATAATCTCCCGAATAATTCAGCAAGTGCTATTTTTTATTTATCTCCGGATGAAGTTTTAGGAATTGTCAGGCCATAGAAGTAGAATGAATATCTGTTACATTTTATATAATATATTTGTGCTTGCAGTTCCGGTTATCGGTTAGTTTTAGGAGGATATACGGAACAACTCCGTATATCCGGTAGTTGTATGACATTTAGTAATTAAATGAGAGAAATATTAAAAGCGTTAGGATTACTATTATTTGTGGTTCTGGC
This region includes:
- a CDS encoding tagaturonate reductase, with the translated sequence MILNAENLKNITNAGQVEVPLPSFAQLPEKVLQFGTGVLLRGLPDYFIHKANQTGIFNGRVVVVKSTDQGDTISFAKQDNLYTLCVRGIEAGEKVEENILCSAISRVLSATSQWAQILEFAADPELTVVVSNTTEVGIQLVEDSIQAQPPISFPGKLLAVLWARYQAFAGDSTKGLVILPTELIPDNGIRLREIIWQLASQNQLDAHFKQWLTENNIFCNTLVDRIVPGKPEAMALTTLQQELGYQDDLLAIAEVYRLWAIEGEKRVQQVLSFAQADAGVVIAPDIHIFRELKLRLLNGTHTLSCGVAFLAGLQTVKQAMENELMADFICKLMQEEIAPAIPYPVEPAVALDFSQKVLDRFRNPHLEHQWLSITLNYTSKLKMRVVPVLLRYYELFHHVPENMALGFAAYLQFMQVKEKENNKYYGVFSGNRYVINDDTAPLYYELSQQADSENFVLTVLQNQELWGVNLAALPGFTASVQNYLTRLQENDIENILREMNLARVKTS
- the uxaC gene encoding glucuronate isomerase produces the protein MNQVSVAASLQVTNSSNKFLDENFLLQSKTARQLYHDFARHLPIIDYHNHLPPEQIARDHQFENIAQVWLYGDHYKWRAMRTNGVPEAYCTGGKSDWEKFEQWAATVPYTLRNPLYHWTHLELQRYFDVHEILSPQNAREVYEKCTALLQTPEYSVRNLLRKMNVETVCTTDDPLDSLEHHQKCKQDGFEIKVRPAFRPDKAMQAENGEALLGYIQKLEAITQTSISSYQTYLTALKTRHDYFAQNGCAVSDHGLEQMYAEDYTEAEIERIFAKILNQQTLPEKEVWQFKSALLFQFALWDHEKGWVQQYHLGALRNNNPRMLRQLGPDTGWDSIGDFRQAQALAKFLARLDSEDCLAKTILYNLNPADNELMATMVGNYNDGSVPGKIQFGSGWWFLDQKDGMVKQINALSNMGLLSRFVGMLTDSRSFLSFPRHEYFRRILCNLFGEDVENGELPADLAWMGKVVQDICYHNAKNYFQF